Within the Gossypium raimondii isolate GPD5lz chromosome 12, ASM2569854v1, whole genome shotgun sequence genome, the region TAAATGGAAGAATTAAAACTAATGGGTGATGGGTTGAGAGAAAAGTTAAGAAGCAGTTCACGCGATGACATGTCATCATATCTGATTCTCAACATACCCTCCAATAGTTTTTGTTGTCTTGAGCATGTGGAACAAACTTCTTTTCTTGTTGCTTGTACCCCAAAGTGCAGAATGAAGTGGTTCAACAATTTCCAAGTTATGGACACTGCCATCCACAGTCAAACATAAACCTTTTAGTGGCAAAATATTGTTACCAGATCCAACTGATAGGTGCAAGAGAAGCAGAAAGTAGCAATACCTCGTAGTATCAATGTTCATGTGGTCAAATGATCCATTAAATGTGACCTGGGGCAGAGAATATTCAAGAGAAAAAGGGTAAAGGTTGTAACTCTTCACAAAGCAAAAGGATGATGAACTAATTATAACAACTCTTACTTTGCCTCAAGGTGTCACACATATATTTAAGAGATAGATTAACTTTAGTGATGGAACAATCACTCAGTTTTTACCCAACCATTGCACTGGTATGTTATGAAGCACATACCACTAATGAATGGCTTGTGATAATGACACCTTTCTCTGCTTCAATCCTGAGTAATGGCACAAGATTGAATTTATGTTTCAGTTATATAAAGTTGgtaaaaaaaggtaaataaaaattttatgagaaGCACCATGAAATCAGAAACTTGAAGAAAGGAAGACTccaaatgatcaaattgaaagGAGAGCCCAAAGATGAAAGCAAAGCATATAGCTCAATGATGAATGGGACACCTAAGGTAGTTTACAGGAACTAGCAGATGAAGAATGGATCATATTTGGTTTTTAGCTTTCAATCAAAGTTTTAAGTGCAGGAAAGTTTTCCCTTTAACTTAGTTTTCTTTAGCCCTTGATGATAAAGAATAATaccattttcaagaaaatctaAAAGCTTTGCCAGGTTTGAATTTTTCCTGATGAAGAGCTTCCTTAAACAATATCAAGAGATCGAGAGCTGGATAGGCAATGACATACAAAAATAACCAATTTGTTCTGGCCCCAACAAGTTCTTGAAACTATTCATAGCAAGATGCCCATCTCATTCAGTTTCAACACAAGACCTTAATAGACTTGCGAATCCATGTATGTGTATCATATCTCATGTTTATTCCCACATTAGTAATGTAAATATAAACACAtcacaaattataaaatgtatcaaaattCTAAATGCAAATATGATATGTATTAAATACGTTGTGTTAATCACATTTAAACATGTCATGTCGCATTTATAGAACATGTGTTTTTGTTTTCATCATGTTTGAAATTGCTAGATCTAGACCTTAAATACCTTAGGGTATAGTCTAATTAATGCTAGCCCTTCTTAAATTGTTAGGAAAAAGATAGAGAGGTTGCAGCTATTATGACTATGCCAGTGTTTCTTTAAGCTTGAAAAGTTACCAGTCTTGAATCTCAAGCTTTTTCCCCTCAGACTACTTAAAATACTGACATAGACATCACCCATGAACAATAAATGACACCTAAAACATTCTACCATACCAACCTGAGCACGACTAAAGTTTCAAACAAGTAGTTTAAGCTCTGAAAGTACCACTTGATTGCAGCAGAAGCAGAAGCCAAGCAAAGATAATATTGTTTGTAGTATGTATCCAGACCAAGGGCTGAAGGCTCTCTGGCTGCTAGATTCTTAATCAGCATTGCACCCTGAATATTTAATCACAGTGAAATTCCCACAAAAGACATACAACTGTCAGCCCTGTAATATAAAATGTTACTGAAGAGTGAGATGTATGACCTTGGTGTCATCAAAGCAACCACGAGCCATTACAACCTGCAAAAACCATACATGGTTTTTAACTAAGTCATCAAATTAACAGataaatttcatacataaataaatttgcTCACAACAACATCAGGACTTTCTAGCTGTCAAGTTATGTCACCTTCTTGACTGAAGCATAAAACCGATCCACCAGTTCTGATACTCCCACCATACCTTCAGGAGCTAGTTTGTTAGGAGGAACAATGATCACCATGGGATCATAGAAATGCAGCaatgtttttgtattttgataTGAGATACTGGTTTCAATGTATTGAGAAAGATGCAGTGAAGCTGATCTTAAGTCGAAGGCAGCCATTCCAACCTGTACAAAGATTGCAGACAGTCAAGCGTGTAACTGCACTGCTAGATAATCATATAATCTTGCAGAGTACTATTTTATTAATCAGGCTATTCTTGAATTGGACTCAGTGCCGATTTCTGCTTGTGGAATTTCATTTGATTCTGCTTATTATAATGTTACGTTTCCATTCATTAAgacatttaaaaactaattaatctctAATTAAGTAGTACTAtgtcataataattttataaagccCAGCCGTCATTGTGATATGAAACTTTTAGTTAGGcatgtatatttgaaataacTAAGGGAAAAAGGTAAATGGAACGCAGTTTGTATCATTTTTCAAGCGAAGAAAATGCAGTTTGAGCGTTGACTTGCACCTATTCATTGCCTAGAAACTGAAGGGAAACGGAAATAAAGAGAagatttaagtttattttattttaaaattttgaaattcgaaGTGGAAACTACATTACACCATGCGAGTAAAATCAGGTGActtcaatgaaaaaaatttaaaagctgCCGGAGCGAgtattcaaacaaaaaataaaaggaaaattactGCTAGTAGaatctcaaatattttttttcagtttATCATGCATTTCTGAAGAACCAAACGGAGTTACCTCTTTAGCTCTGTTTTCAATGAGACCGATCACGAAGCTCGACCTCTCTCCTCCATCGTCTTCCATATCGATTAAGCACCAAAGTGTTAAcgccaaattttaaaataggcGTTAAAGCCCGCAAATATTTATACTGCATCACGGCCCTTACTTAATTGAACGTGGTGCGTAAAGCTTGTTATCATGCGCACCCCCAAGGCTAAGGGtagcaaataataaattaaaagaaaaaaagaaaagaacaataCACTCTTTTtctcaagaaaaagaaaaaaggaaattaaaaattatttaattttacaaatttatgatttatacaTGCACAGTGTCATTGGATTGTTTCATCATTATAGCATGTCATTTTGTTTGTAAATAAGATACAAAAAAGGAGaaagtaaataacaataattatggTGAATTTGGCTTTTCTGATCATGGTGACAGTGAAAGCTTAACAATTATGTTCATCCAAGACTTCTTCAATGTTAACAAACCGGCCCTTCTCGATGGAAAGTTGTGCCGCAACTCCCATGGCAACTGAGATCAACCCATCATTTAAATCAGCAGCCGGAGTCTTTGCACCTTTTACTCTAATTGCAGACAAGAAGTTAAGGTGCTCCAAATAGCTAGAACCGTGATGCAATCCTTCATACCTGGAAAAATAAGGCAGTTTTGGATCAAATCGAAAGGCTGACCATAAACAAGATGTTGGTGCTGGAActgagaaaaagagagagtgaCCAACTTTATTAGTCGATTCTCAGTTTTTAGAGTCTGGACCCCGTCTCTACCCTCCATCCTAGAGCCGAAACGCACAATGCTTTCAGGAACAAAGGCTTCGCCCTATTGCAGTATCATAATTTGAATCAGAGGAACAATTATGATAATGCATCTCTGGCGATCATTATGATAATGCATTTAGAAGCTACTAACGAAGTCAATAACTATTAGGAACAATGACAAACACCACAAGTTGAAGCATAAGAGGAAGAGAAAAGACCTTGCCAGTGTGACCGACAACAGAAATTTCTTGCTCATTTTTACTCCCTTCCGCAAACATGCAGAGGTCAAGCATCCCTCGAGCACCATTGTCAAACTCGACAATAACATATGCATTGTCAATAATGTCCGGTACCTGgacataaataaaagaaaaaattgacatTCAGGAAACGTGAGCATGATACTCAAATCTATATCAAGCAAAAGAATTTAGTCATACTATGACCTTTCCGTCATATATTTCATCTTTGTGATTAACATCCATGGCACCAGAAGCCATCATACAAACAGGGTTTGCACCTGCAAACAGCCTCATCAAATCAAAGAAGTGGCAGCACTTCTCTACCAGGGTCCCTCCCGTGTTAGAATTGAACCGGTTCCAGTTGTTAACCTATTACAAGCTCAAAGTCAATGAACTATATGGCGAAAATGATTGCAAAAGTTGAGTAGCTAACTTTACCTTAACCAGGAAAGGGAACCGATGTTCCCGAATTGCCACCATCTTGACCTGTCCAAGAGTTCCACCCTTCACTATCTCTATCAATTTCGCGACTGGTGGCATGTATCTATATTCCAATCCAACTTGTACCAGCATATCAGGCCTCTTTCTAGCAGCATTTACAACCTAATTTAATGATAAACTATATTTACCACATCAGTTAACCGAGGAAGAACATTtcatgagaaaatcaaaatgcATCGAAACCGCTACAAACAATCAAATTCAGAAGAAATATATTAAAGCAAATTGAAGCATACTTCTTCCGCTACTGGTTGCTATAGAAACAACCCCAACATCAATTTGGAAAACCTTAATACGCTACGAACAGATAGAAGCTGTACATGAAACTTAAAGCTCAATAGAAGCTGTAAGTGAGTAACCTTTCTGCAGTCGGCGACCGTAGTACACAATGGTTTCTCAACTAGCACATGATGAGGTTTAGGATGGTTCAAAATATCCATCAGAATCTGATAATGAGTCATATTAGGGCTTGACACAACAACTACATCACATAAGCCACTGTCCAGTAGTTCCTGGTGCCCCGAGAAGACCTTCATGTATAAAAACAACTCAAGTCACAACAATCTTTTATATCAAAGTCAGCAGAAAGGaaatttagaaatgatttgCAGTTCAACAGAAACTCATATACCTTAAGTGGCCAATCAAAGGATTTAGCCAGTTCCAAGGCAAGTTGCTGAGAGGGGAGGTGAGGATCAGCTATGCAAACAACCACCACTCCTTGGGTTCTAAGATGGTGAAGATTAATAAGATGTTCTCTTCCCATCATCCCTACCCCTATGATTCCATACTTCACAGTTTCATTGACTGCCATGCTTGGACGACCTGACCTCAAGTTTGGACTCTTCTTCGCTGGTGGAGTGGCAAAGGCTTGGATTCAAGTCTTATATCAGTTCTGTCCGATTCTATTCCTGGGACCATCCCCTACTCCTTATAAAAAGAATTCCTTATATATTTTTGCTTCCTTTTATTTCCATATCCATATCCTTTATTTCTAATCCTCCCCctcaaaattaacatttaattataccctcaaaattaattattttcgaaGCCTCTAACCTCCGTTGAATGATAACGTTCCAGATTATCAGCAAAAATATTAATGTGACAATTTAAAGTCGAAAATTGCTGATGGTTGACGGGATCACTCAATGAGAAATTCACAAGGTTTTAAGAACTAGACGATGCTTTATTTTTGGCATAATgtaaaatttacctttttaacatttagtttttttttaaaattttatacttattttctttaagttaaatttatttttaaaatagtcaaATTTAACCACTTTTAAAAAGagtagaattattattatttaaaaaatactaatttttaaaatttcatgaactttttattttaatttaatttaatttttaaatatttttatatttttaaattattttaatctattatataaaaaataatgtcatgtcaatatatgtaatatgaattatacataaattattatacgagttactaagtcaatattattgaaaaacaacctatttttgacaagaatttatATGGGAGGTTattgtgttaatgaatggttgAGCTTTTAATATCTAGAGGGAAAAAatcattttggggaaaaaatcattttaatatctaGAGTGTTAATGTTTCAGCTTTGTTTGGTGGTACATTTGGAAGTTCAGCATTAGACGTAAATTTGAAGGCCTAACGTCACCGACACTATTATTGTCCATGGTCTGATATGGAGCATAGAGAGAGGGTTTCCTGTACGCGCAACTGAAAGTACAATGCAGCAACAGCCAACACAGGAGAGCATACAGCAGGTCATAATCGTGATTGTCAAAGATTGCGGTTGATGGGGCTCATGCTTCAGCGTACTGTTGTAAAAGTACAATGCATGGTGTTTTAGCAAAGACTCAAACTAGCTTAGTGTAAGGGTTATAGGAATGTGATCGTAAATTCGGCCTCGTTGGCTATCAATAAGATTATCCATGCTTCCTCTAAGGTGATTATGGAGTGCAAACTGTTTGTTACTTAGGCCTAATTTAGTAATgctttcaaaagtatttttgaaaacacaaaaaacTTTTGAAGAGAAGCTAAACTTTtgaagaaaagctaaaattttcagCTTCTAAAAAACATACTTTATGACCaattttttacttgaaaaaaGTGTTTAGAAATGCTTTTGTCCCAAAAATGTTTTTCGTCTCAAAAATACTTcttaaaaaacaaatacaaaactGGCCTTAAGAAATGGAATTATCAGAATACTCAGAGCGCATAGAGAGGCAAATAGGTGTGTGATTTACTTGCTTCTTTAACTAAGTTAGCTTAAGCCTCCTGTTTTAGACCATCCTCCTCACCGGGTGATGCAGGGCATGCTTGAAGGTTACTTCAATGCCATCTTAAATGCTTATTTAAGCAATGTGGTGCAACCATGGCATGCAGCTCTAATTTCAATGCTATAATCCTATCATTCCATTTTTCAGACCCGTAAATCTACAAGATAAGGGTCAAATGAACCACAGCAAAGGCTATCATGTCCTACCAATTGTCCAATACATAAGCTAGTGGATTGCTTTTGCTACAATTGCTATAATCTACATTTCCATTGTTCAGATATGTAAATCTACAACACTCATTCATATGCACCACCACAACAGTGCAACCATGTTCTACCGATAGTGAATTAAGGGAACATGTTCTTTTGCTACTATTTCAAGAATCTATTGTCCCATTGTTTTGGAACTATAAATCTACAAAATTCAGTTCAAATGAACCACGGCAAAGGTGCTAGCATGTCCTACTGATAGACAAGCATAAACTAGTGGAGTAAAGTATCATGTTCTTTACCACTATTATCTACATGAAATGTATCCTCCCAAATCATGgtcaatttaatcattacaATCTCGTACGATAGCATCTTATCAGAAACAAGTTTTAACATCAAGAAAATGAATCGGAACAAACAATCTTTTAGATAGCTTGAACACCAGGTCTTAGCTAATGGGTGGTGCCAAAGAACATTATTGTTTGGTTAACTAATCCAACCGGCAAACCATGCTAATGGTGGTATATGAAACCTAAGCATATCCACACACCACTACAATCAAAGCACAAATATGTTGCAAGCCATTTTCCAGTCCATGAAACACACAACAGAAACTATCAAAATGCCATTTCCATCACACACCACATGGAAGGAAGAAACTATAGACGTTCCAGATAGGAAAGGCTGCTACATGATAGGTGTTAGAATCAAAGGTATATTTAtggaagagaaagaaaataaacccaGATTAGTAGTAAAACAACCAATATCATAGAATTGATATATTATGGTGCTAAATAGTTAAACTAATCAAAGCCCATAAATTGAACAAACCAACAGatttcatcttttataaaattcaattaataccCACACAACTATCACAAAATAGAACCGAGGGTTTTATAATTCATTTACATTTTTGGTATCTGCAGGCCATTCAAGGCCTTCTTTCAATGCTTCCCTCatctttcttcaaatttaaatcaCCAATTTCGCGGAAAGACAAGTCTCTCTTCCACCAAAATCTCTATATTAAAACTTTGTTCCTGAAATGCCAACATCAAACATAAATACTAGTTTGTCGATCCAAACGAAGTCGATTTTTTGTACAAATTcagttgattaaatttgttaaatctcCAAATTAACATTGAGATTAAGAAATAAATCTCAACTAACTCTAGATCTAATATAACAAAACGTGATTCAAAATAAGAAGGGAAAAAGATTATATTCTCTCTTTAAAGGAAATGGATATTGAGCACTTAAGTAAAGGCACACCTACGTCTGTTTGGAataagaagaagaggaagggaCACGTTTGTTACGGAACATCATGTATCCGACGGGCAATACAACTCCGATCATCATGACCGCTGCTCCGATGATATATCTTAACGGACTCGGTGGTTCAACCTCTATCATTGTTTTGAACTGCACGGCACACAATCATAAACCAACGTTAACAATCAATTTGATAGTTgcaattaaaaaggaaaattcttCATAATTGCGAAGTTCGAGATCTGGATCAAACCGTATAAGGAGACTTACTGGCATTGTTTCGGGGGCTTGGCTTGTCCTTTGAGTATAACTCTGATTCGAAACGCAGAGGATTTGGGCCACCGGCCGAAGAAAGGAACTAGCTAACAGAGACGGGTGGATTTAGGGTTAATCTGGGAAATCTGGATCTGTTGGGTTCGCAATTCTCAGCTGTGGGATTTGGGGTTATTGGCAAGTTTCTTTTGCTTAAGGTCAAAAGATCCCAAACTGGCATAATctgttacaattttttatatccGCTTAAATGTTGTTGTTTGTTGTtttcaaatattcatttaattttcacaaCACCTCCAAATAATTATGTAACACAAgctaatgttaaaaataaacgagattttaattaaaactgtAAAATTAAGATATAAGTTAGCTCTCCTATAAACAGTCACCCTTAAACAACATCAATTTTAATAGTctaagtttcttttaaaaataatttttatgttttattttaatttttattataattttcacTTATAATAACAACATCCATTGTTATGAAGTAcgattttcattaaattaattctttataACAGCGTAGtctaaatttttaagtaaaattatagttatttCATATAAGCAAGcttattaattatcatttattaaatgaaaatgatcttaattaaaatattattttaataaaatgattaaattttacatgaataaatatattaataatattttattaacgaAAATAATCTTCAATAAGtggaattaaatatatcaatttaagaAACTATTAAGTTCCTTAATTAAATATTCTTCTATGAACTTggaatataaacttataaatttattactagAATTTAGTAATtcattgtaatttaattattttaatttgataactcaTATTGATTAACCGAACTtgttatatttatgaattttctaattaatcatgtgaaaaatataaaataaaatatgcataaaagcAATAATACATGCGTctattatacttttttttaattttgttgatttgatttctactttctttcttttttgaacATAAttcttactttatttatttgatagaaattcaCGATATGAATTATATAGTAAGTTTACAATGATTATCCTCTATAAGAGCATGCTATTATGGGGGGGTGTTAGAAAAAGGGTtgattgtattaaaatttgtgttttcgATTGTAATTCTACCAAGTGTACTTTTCTAaagtttacataattttaagAGGATAAATATCTAGTTTATACGTGAACTTTGGTctaatgtgcaatttgatacatgaactttgatttggtgcaattatacacatgaaatttgaattgtggttcatatgtgtacatgaaactttgattttaattcaattgtatacatttaaataaatgaatacatacatttattttcatatcggatcaatataattgtttgtgtatataatttattaaacataaaatgatgctaATTCAATAATGTTGttagtgatttgtgaaaattgaatctaatcaaaatttcatgtataaaatcacaaaaaaatcaaagttcatgtatggCATTGCacattgaatcaaaattcatgtatagttttgatatttatcccaaaATACAAGATAacctaaattttataatgaTGAAAACAAGCCTCCATTTCATATATTAGGCTTCCCTGCTTAAATTTGAAACAAAGGGAGATCCCAGCTCGTTATCATGACCCTCTCAACTGAATGGCACTTTTAGccatcaagaaaaaaaaatcatgatgCAGTGAATCTATATACAATTCTTGTAACTgtccgttttttagtggtgtcgaaaatagtggtttcagggccATCAAATTCaacgagtaagtttgtaattattattatttaatatttacgagtcaaatatgatttaaaaaaaagtttttgatttgataatttatgttatataggtgatttattaagttcgagtggtttaagaaaatgaggtatcggggaCTTGTTTTTACAAaccaagccgtaaatatttacGGAATGTCATTaagatggtattaaagtttcgttaaaaaattttaacgtttcaatagttaattaattaagaggaccaaatttaaaaaaatgcattCCCGGGACTCCGTTCCCGTAAACCggactttaatatttacgaagctagttgtgtagttaattagattttgattaagtgaatttgcatgaattaaaagtaattaggtataaggactaaattgcatatggGTAAAAGTtcaattatagattaaagaaaaaataaagggactaaaagagcaattatgccattgttCTTAAATGAGGCGGGGTatagatatttataaaacttaaagttaaaacatatatattataatattatttaagtatatttattatattatatattataataagtaaatataataaataaaagaaacaaaaaagaaatagaaagaaacagaatagaaacgaaccaagaagaaaaaaaaaagaaaagaaaaagggaaagaaagaaaggagaaattagggttttaaagttcaAAGCTCAATTGCTAACGTTGTGCCGGAAACCTCGACTaagaagggaaaagataaagttgacgaggaatagctcgaaagttctggtttgtatttctataatccgaatttaattattaattgatgtattttgattaaatgtttatggtaagtgattgaggtgagtatttagcattttgatatttaattgaaattatatgaatatatgaataatgtgaaatttgaatattggatATATTATTGcatttgaattgtgaattgaaaccctattaactgtattaGACTGAGTcgaatatagatggcatgccataggattggaagaatttagggatttcttcgactttgagtcgatgagacactgagtgtcaatttactacttcggattaattcgatgaggcactgggtgccaatttacttcggtttagccgatgagacactgggtgttaaattattacttcgaattatccgatgaggcactgggtgccaaactggtgtgttttggttggatctgtgtatccgtccgagtccgagtcgtgttaataggggtaaatgaataataaatttttataattgatattgaaatggtatggtatgaCAAATGGAAGTGAAacagtgaattgaaaatagaatgtgaaatatgttgcaaatatatggaatatatgagttatatactcatgaaatgactatggaatagatattgcaat harbors:
- the LOC105765092 gene encoding uncharacterized protein LOC105765092, with translation MAVNETVKYGIIGVGMMGREHLINLHHLRTQGVVVVCIADPHLPSQQLALELAKSFDWPLKVFSGHQELLDSGLCDVVVVSSPNMTHYQILMDILNHPKPHHVLVEKPLCTTVADCRKVVNAARKRPDMLVQVGLEYRYMPPVAKLIEIVKGGTLGQVKMVAIREHRFPFLVKVNNWNRFNSNTGGTLVEKCCHFFDLMRLFAGANPVCMMASGAMDVNHKDEIYDGKVPDIIDNAYVIVEFDNGARGMLDLCMFAEGSKNEQEISVVGHTGKGEAFVPESIVRFGSRMEGRDGVQTLKTENRLIKYEGLHHGSSYLEHLNFLSAIRVKGAKTPAADLNDGLISVAMGVAAQLSIEKGRFVNIEEVLDEHNC
- the LOC105765095 gene encoding uncharacterized protein LOC105765095 isoform X1, whose product is MPFKTMIEVEPPSPLRYIIGAAVMMIGVVLPVGYMMFRNKRVPSSSSYSKQTNKVLI
- the LOC105765095 gene encoding uncharacterized protein LOC105765095 isoform X2, with the translated sequence MPFKTMIEVEPPSPLRYIIGAAVMMIGVVLPVGYMMFRNKRVPSSSSYSKQT